The following are from one region of the Halorussus rarus genome:
- a CDS encoding DUF1345 domain-containing protein, with the protein MALHTAFALHYAAEYYRTADDGLALPGTDRPGQSDFAYFAFVLGTSRGVRPTFVRNRNHAGVPTHYSPAAVSVSSPENAAWP; encoded by the coding sequence ATGGCGCTCCACACCGCGTTCGCGCTCCACTACGCCGCCGAGTACTACCGGACGGCCGACGACGGACTCGCCCTCCCCGGCACGGACCGACCGGGCCAGTCGGACTTCGCGTACTTCGCGTTCGTCCTCGGAACCAGTCGCGGCGTCCGACCGACGTTCGTCCGGAATCGTAACCACGCGGGGGTCCCGACTCACTACTCCCCGGCGGCCGTGTCGGTCTCCTCGCCCGAGAACGCGGCGTGGCCGTAG
- a CDS encoding formate/nitrite transporter family protein, with the protein MTDSDEGVSPSGATLSYGNILEREIQNALKEMRRPRGGLFLSGLSAGLTVSFGALFMGMALTFSGGFESMLTQQVTLASVSSIGFLFVILGQTELFTAHTTMAVLPVLDGRASVVDLARLWAVVYASNLLGCAAFAGLIALVGPPMDIVDARAFGSLARALVPLSWWVILLSGVVAGWLMGLVTWLVAASRDTVSRVLLTVVVTAGIGFGPFHHSLLGTTEVLSALFLGTGVTLAEYAHFLGWTTLGNVVGGSVFVGLLNYGHAAFSGEETDTAAGE; encoded by the coding sequence ATGACTGATTCGGACGAGGGCGTGTCCCCGTCGGGTGCGACGCTATCGTACGGAAACATCCTGGAACGGGAGATACAGAACGCGCTCAAGGAGATGCGACGACCCCGAGGTGGGCTCTTTCTGTCGGGGCTGTCGGCCGGCTTGACCGTGAGCTTCGGCGCGCTGTTCATGGGGATGGCGCTGACGTTCTCGGGGGGGTTCGAGTCGATGCTGACCCAGCAGGTCACGCTGGCCAGCGTCTCCTCCATCGGCTTCCTGTTCGTGATCCTCGGCCAGACCGAGTTGTTCACCGCCCACACGACGATGGCCGTCCTCCCCGTCCTCGACGGCCGAGCCTCGGTGGTCGACCTCGCACGACTCTGGGCCGTCGTCTACGCGTCGAACTTGCTCGGCTGTGCCGCGTTCGCCGGCCTGATAGCGCTCGTCGGACCGCCGATGGACATCGTCGACGCCCGGGCGTTCGGTTCACTGGCGCGTGCGCTCGTGCCGCTTTCGTGGTGGGTGATCCTGCTGAGCGGCGTCGTCGCCGGGTGGTTGATGGGTCTCGTCACGTGGCTCGTGGCCGCGAGTCGGGACACGGTCAGCCGGGTGTTGCTCACCGTCGTCGTCACGGCGGGCATCGGCTTCGGTCCGTTTCACCACTCGCTCCTGGGAACGACGGAGGTGCTCTCGGCGCTGTTCCTCGGAACCGGCGTCACGCTCGCCGAGTACGCCCACTTCCTCGGGTGGACCACCCTCGGCAACGTCGTGGGCGGGTCGGTGTTCGTCGGCCTGCTCAACTACGGCCACGCCGCGTTCTCGGGCGAGGAGACCGACACGGCCGCCGGGGAGTAG
- a CDS encoding phosphatase PAP2 family protein, translating into MFASLPLGTQFTLLVAVPSVAAMLVGKRLFLPDERFRTLLVDFLKTDWKYLGVAWIVTEIVNTLAMHFHVARTFTGAIYAVEGATVAAFQAVTATPLTVLATGVYLVGFPFVVLFTYFKLKAHDEEEAHRYALAYIIVVVTAVPFFLLFPVKVSSLYLSTVEPLMYELSPAIQYGIFSTDTLVKAFPSLHTGLSVLAALYAQKADTRYAYTAGVLAVAIVLSTLYLGVHWVTDAAFAVLLVWVAYRLSRRVSDPRWSVVTREVVSGVRRRTPL; encoded by the coding sequence ATGTTTGCCTCCCTCCCGCTCGGTACCCAGTTCACCCTCCTCGTCGCGGTCCCGAGCGTCGCGGCCATGCTCGTCGGCAAGCGGCTCTTCCTCCCGGACGAGCGGTTCCGCACGCTCCTGGTCGACTTCCTGAAGACCGACTGGAAGTACCTCGGGGTCGCGTGGATCGTCACCGAGATCGTGAACACGCTGGCGATGCACTTCCACGTCGCCCGGACGTTCACCGGCGCCATCTACGCCGTCGAGGGCGCGACCGTCGCGGCGTTCCAGGCAGTCACGGCCACGCCGCTGACCGTGCTGGCGACCGGCGTCTACCTCGTCGGCTTCCCGTTCGTCGTGCTGTTCACGTACTTCAAGCTGAAGGCCCACGACGAGGAGGAGGCCCACCGCTACGCGCTGGCGTACATCATCGTCGTCGTGACGGCGGTGCCGTTCTTCCTGCTGTTCCCGGTGAAGGTGTCGTCGCTGTACCTCTCGACGGTCGAGCCGCTGATGTACGAGCTCAGTCCGGCCATCCAGTACGGCATCTTCTCGACCGACACGCTCGTGAAGGCGTTCCCGAGCCTCCACACCGGCCTGTCGGTGCTGGCGGCGCTGTACGCCCAGAAGGCCGACACGCGGTACGCCTACACCGCCGGGGTGCTGGCGGTCGCCATCGTCCTCTCGACGCTGTACCTCGGCGTCCACTGGGTGACCGACGCCGCGTTCGCGGTCCTGCTCGTGTGGGTCGCCTACAGGCTCTCGCGCCGGGTCAGCGACCCCCGGTGGTCGGTCGTCACGCGGGAGGTCGTCTCGGGCGTCCGGCGGCGCACGCCGCTGTAG